In the genome of Kineococcus endophyticus, the window AGCTGGTACTTCCAGGCGTTCGGCGAACCGGGCACGTGCGGCAGGGCCGCGAGCAGCACCCCGGCCCCGTAGCCCAGGGCCACGGTCTCCACCCGCAGGAACCCCCGGCACCACAGGACGAAGCCCAGGCCCAGCACGAGCGCGAGCGTCCGGGTGCAGGTGGCGACCGTGAACCGGAGCTCGACGGCGTGCGCGTCGGGCAGCGCGACGAGCAGCAGGCCCGCGGCGACCGAGGCGAGGGCCAGCACCAGGACGGCCCGCGCCCCCGGGAAGCGGGCCAGCGACCCGGCCCACACGGGCAGCAGCCCGGCCGCGAGGACGCCCGCCGTGGGCAGGACGTTGCCCAGGGTCACGTCCGCCCCCAGCACCGCCAGCCCCGCGAGGGCGACCAGGCGCAGGGCGAGCAGCTCGCGGGGCGTCGGCCCGGTCCGCTGCGGGGTGCCCGAGCGGTCCGACGCCCGCCACCAGGCGAGCAACGTCGTGGGGTGGACGCCGGCGAGGGTGCCGACGTGCCGGCACGCCTGCCGCGTCGTGGCGCCGCCGTCGAGCTCGGCGCGCACCTGGCGCAGCAGGTGGTCGTGCGCGCCGGGAGCGCGGCTCACCGGCGGCCGGACCGGACCCGGGGCCGCTCGGTCGGGGCGTCCAGGGAGCCCGGCGGGTCCAGGCGCACGGTGGGGGTCGCGAGGTCGGTCGTCCGGCGGGTGCGACCGGACCGGTGCCCGCGCCGTCGCGAGTGGTCCAGGACGACGCCGAGGACGGTGGCCCGCACCATCTCCAGGTCGCGCAGCGCCTCGGCCAGCTCACGGCGGCGGGTGGCCGGGCTCTCGGCGACCAGGGCGACCCCGTCCACCCGGGCCGCCAGCACGGCGGCGTCGGTGGCCTCCAGGACGGGCGGCGCGGTGATGAGGACGACGTCGAACTGGGTCCGCAGGTCGGCGAGGATCCGCTGCAGCGCAGCCGACCCGACGAGCTGGTCGGTGGTCTCGGCCATCGCCTCGGCCAGTTCCCCGCGCAGGGTGCCCGCCGGCAGCACAGCCGGTCCGTCGAGCTCGCTGCGGCGCAGGGCGGCGGCGACCGGCAGCCCGTCGACGAGGACGTCGACGAGCCCGGGCCCGGAGCCGAGCCCCAGCGTGCGGGCCAGCACCGGCGAGCGCAGGTCGGCCTCGAGCAGCAGCACCCGCGTCTCGTGGTCGGCCACCGCCCGCGCCAGCTCCAGCGCCAGGTCCGGTGCCCCGTCCCCGGCCGCGGAGGCCAGGACGACCTGCTGCGCCGACCCGTCGGCGGCGAGGAAGCGCAGGTTGGCCCGCAGCCGCCGGACGGCCTGCGTCCGGTCCCCGCGGGCCGCAGCGCGCCCAGAACCCCGCTGCCGGCGGGTCCTGCCGCGCCGGCGCACCGCGTCGCGGGGCGGGACGGCCGCCAGGACGGGCACGTCGCTGACGTCGAGGACGTCGTCGGCGTCGCGGACGCGGGTGTCGAGGACCTCGCGCGCCACGACGAACCCGACGACGAGCAGCAGGCCCAGGACCGCGCCGATCCCGGCGTCCAGCCGGCGGTCCGGCGAGAACGGCACTCGCGGGGCGGTGGCCGGGGTCACCGTCGTCACCTCGATGGCGGTGGTCCCGCGCGGGGACAGCGACTCCGTGGCGTCGGCGAGCTGGTCCCCGACGGCGTTGGCGATGGCGGCCGCGGACGCGCCGCTGCCGGCGACGGCCGTGATGTCGAGGAGCACGGTGTCCTGCTGGGACTCCACGCTGACCCGGTCGGCGAGGTCGCCGGGCGTGGTGTCGAGCCCGAGCTGGTCGACGACGGGCTGCAGGACCGTCGGTGTCGTGGCCAGGCGGACGTAGGACTGGACGAGGCTGCGCGTGTAGGAGGACCCCTGCGCGAGCTCGCCGATCGACTGCCCCTGGCCGGGGGAGAGGTAGACGCTCGCGGTCGCCCGGTACTGCGGTTCGGTGCGGAAGCTCGCGCCGTAGCCCAGGGTCCCGCCGACGGCGAAGCACAGCAGCAGCGCCAGCCAGGACCGTCGCAGCAGTGCGAGGTACGCGAACAGGTCCACGGGTCCCCTTCCCTGGCCGTCGCCCTCCGCAGTCGGGCGACTGCAAATATAGGTGCCTCACCCGGGGGAGGAGCACATTCGGTGAGGAGTGTTCTACGTGCTGCCAGAGCGCGGGGGTCAAAGGTCGGCAGGAGGGTCGGCGGAGGGGACGCCGCGACGTGGCGGTCGGTGGGTCGCAGCGCCGGCGCCAAGCTCCTGGTCATGGGGGTCTCGGGCCTCGTCTCGATCGTCTCGATCCGCCTCGTGCTCGGGCACTACGGCGTGGAGGCGTACGCCCAGTACGGCCTGCTGGTCTCGATCGCCGCGCTGCTGCCGTTCGCCGACCTCGGCATGGGCGCGGCCGTCCTCAACAGCGTCGCGGGCTCGGACGACCCCGCCCGGGACGACCACGTGCGGCGCACCCTGGTCGGCGTCTACCGCGTCGTCGCGCTCTCGGGTCTCCTGCTCGCCGCGGTCGGCGTCCTCGTCACGCTCGCCGGCGGCTGGCCCGTCCTCCTGGGGGACGGGCTGCTGCCGGGGTCCGGGCCCGCGGCGGCCCTGGCCTGCGTCGTCCTGTTCTGCCTGACGCTGCCGCTCGCGGTGGGCCAGCGGATCCTCACGGCCCTAGGCCGCAACCACGTGCGCATCCTCGTCCAGGGCCTGGCCTCGCCGATCTTCGCGACGACCGTCGCCGTCCTCGTCCTCACCGGAGGAGGTCGCGGGGGCGGGTACCTCGCGGCCTTCTCCTACGCCGGCGGCGCGCTCATCGCCGCCGTCGGCTCCGTCGTCGCGTTCCGCTCCCTGCCCGGGCTGGCCCGCCGCGTCCTCCACGACGTGTGGCGCGTCCGGTCCGTCCGCGGCGCGCCCGTCCTCGGCGTGGCCGGCCCCTGGCTCGTCCTGACCCTGGCGCTGCCGGTGGCCATGCAGACCGACCGCCTCCTGCTCAGCCACCTGTCGACCCCGACCGACCTCGCCGAGTACGGCCTGGGGTTCTCGCTGTTCTCCCTGCTGTCCCAGACGGTCAGCGCGGCCGGGGTCGCGCTCTGGCCGGTCTTCGCGCGCGCCCGCAGCACCGGGGAGGTCCGGTCCCCGTTCGGGATGGCCGCCGCCTTCGGGGTGGGCGCGGCGTTCGCCGCCGCCGTCCTGGCGCTGCTGCTGCCCTGGGTCGTCCCGGTCGTCAGCGACGGGGCCGTCCGGCTCGACGGGTGGCTCACCGGTGGGCTCGTGGCGCTCGTCGTGGTGCAGGCGGCGAACTACCCGCTGGGGATGTACATGACCGACGCCGCGGGCCTGCGCTTCCAGGTGCCGCCCGTGCTGCTCATGGTCCCGCTCAACCTCGGCCTGTCCTGGTGGCTGACGCTGCAGGTGGGCGCCGGGGGGCCCGTCGTCGGGTCGGCCGTCGCGGTCGCCCTGTGCCAGCTGGCCCCCGGCGTCTTCTACGTCGGGCGGGACCTGCGGCGGCGCAGGGCCTCCCGGGCGGAGCTGCTGCCGCTACCGTGAGCCGGTGGACGGCGTCGCGGCGCAGGGCGGTCCGGGCGGGGGCGCGGGCGGCCGGGCCCGGGTCTACCGGACCCTGCGCTCCGCCCACCTCGAGCAGGCCCTGCAGCTCGCCCCTGCCCTCGTCGTGCACCGGCAGCGGCGCTACGACTTCGACGAGACCCTCGCCGCCCGGCTCGACGTCGTGCAGGCCGGTCCCTGGGCCGCGGCCCTCCTCCTGCTGCGCCGCGGCGTCCGCCAGGTCGAGGTCAACGAACCCCTCATGCGCGGCGCCGTCCGCGACACCGCCCGCACCGTCGCCGCGCTGCGCCTGGTCGGGGCGCTCACCGGCCGTCGGGTCCAGGTCGTCGCGTACGGCATCGAGAACCTCGACCCCTACGCCGCGCCGCTGCCCTCCCCGCGGTGGCGCGCCGCCGCGGCGCGGGACCTGGACCGGCGCCTGAGCCGCTTCGTGTGGCGACGGCTCGACCGGTTCGCCAGCGGCACCGCCGCCGCCCGCGACCTGTACGCCGCGACCCTCCCCGCCACGCGCGCCGCACAGCGCCTCGTCCCCGCCGTCCCCGCGCCGTGCGACTGCCCACCGCAGGACCGGCCGGCCGGGCGGGTGCTCTTCCTCGGCGCGTTCTCCGAGCGCAAGGGGTTCGCTGACCTGCGGCGGGCCTGGCCCGGTGTCACGGCGACGTGCCCGCACGCCCGGCTGCAGCTCGTGGGGCAGGGGGCGATGCTCGCCGAGGCCGAGCGGTGGGCGGCGCAGGACCCCACC includes:
- a CDS encoding Wzz/FepE/Etk N-terminal domain-containing protein is translated as MDLFAYLALLRRSWLALLLCFAVGGTLGYGASFRTEPQYRATASVYLSPGQGQSIGELAQGSSYTRSLVQSYVRLATTPTVLQPVVDQLGLDTTPGDLADRVSVESQQDTVLLDITAVAGSGASAAAIANAVGDQLADATESLSPRGTTAIEVTTVTPATAPRVPFSPDRRLDAGIGAVLGLLLVVGFVVAREVLDTRVRDADDVLDVSDVPVLAAVPPRDAVRRRGRTRRQRGSGRAAARGDRTQAVRRLRANLRFLAADGSAQQVVLASAAGDGAPDLALELARAVADHETRVLLLEADLRSPVLARTLGLGSGPGLVDVLVDGLPVAAALRRSELDGPAVLPAGTLRGELAEAMAETTDQLVGSAALQRILADLRTQFDVVLITAPPVLEATDAAVLAARVDGVALVAESPATRRRELAEALRDLEMVRATVLGVVLDHSRRRGHRSGRTRRTTDLATPTVRLDPPGSLDAPTERPRVRSGRR
- a CDS encoding oligosaccharide flippase family protein: MGRSAGAKLLVMGVSGLVSIVSIRLVLGHYGVEAYAQYGLLVSIAALLPFADLGMGAAVLNSVAGSDDPARDDHVRRTLVGVYRVVALSGLLLAAVGVLVTLAGGWPVLLGDGLLPGSGPAAALACVVLFCLTLPLAVGQRILTALGRNHVRILVQGLASPIFATTVAVLVLTGGGRGGGYLAAFSYAGGALIAAVGSVVAFRSLPGLARRVLHDVWRVRSVRGAPVLGVAGPWLVLTLALPVAMQTDRLLLSHLSTPTDLAEYGLGFSLFSLLSQTVSAAGVALWPVFARARSTGEVRSPFGMAAAFGVGAAFAAAVLALLLPWVVPVVSDGAVRLDGWLTGGLVALVVVQAANYPLGMYMTDAAGLRFQVPPVLLMVPLNLGLSWWLTLQVGAGGPVVGSAVAVALCQLAPGVFYVGRDLRRRRASRAELLPLP
- a CDS encoding glycosyltransferase, translating into MDGVAAQGGPGGGAGGRARVYRTLRSAHLEQALQLAPALVVHRQRRYDFDETLAARLDVVQAGPWAAALLLLRRGVRQVEVNEPLMRGAVRDTARTVAALRLVGALTGRRVQVVAYGIENLDPYAAPLPSPRWRAAAARDLDRRLSRFVWRRLDRFASGTAAARDLYAATLPATRAAQRLVPAVPAPCDCPPQDRPAGRVLFLGAFSERKGFADLRRAWPGVTATCPHARLQLVGQGAMLAEAERWAAQDPTVELLLDPPRTRVHEELRRAAVLVLPSRRTVRWREQVGRPLVEGLAHGCTVVTTTETGLAPWLAEHGHTVLAPDRVDPPADGLTTALADAVRAGRSAAAVLADLPVRDGRLAADDWLFEDAGLTRG